The following are encoded in a window of Bradyrhizobium sp. WBOS07 genomic DNA:
- a CDS encoding FecR domain-containing protein has protein sequence MCRPAIAALATVLVVALACFLPGAARAQIDSAKPAVATASPKPIGKVVAATGSVTIEHAGAVIVQANVASDPGRANTGDPVYLGDVVQTGADGRVGINFTDGSSFNLSSNARMVLDHYVYEPAGKSNASLFNLAKGTFTFVAGSVAKTGDMKVDTPVATLGIRGTTPHIEISDDGSVRFSTLIEEGKSKLLKKPPTSAAPEPDRSSNRRLNICRGC, from the coding sequence ATGTGCAGACCTGCGATAGCCGCTCTGGCGACCGTCCTTGTTGTGGCGCTTGCCTGCTTCTTGCCGGGTGCCGCTCGAGCGCAAATCGATTCCGCCAAGCCCGCCGTCGCTACCGCGTCACCGAAGCCGATTGGGAAGGTGGTAGCGGCCACAGGCTCCGTCACCATCGAACATGCGGGCGCAGTGATCGTTCAGGCGAATGTGGCGAGCGACCCCGGCCGGGCCAACACCGGTGACCCCGTATATCTTGGTGATGTGGTGCAGACCGGGGCCGACGGCCGAGTCGGCATCAATTTTACCGACGGCAGCTCGTTCAATCTATCGAGCAACGCCCGTATGGTGCTGGATCATTATGTATATGAGCCGGCCGGCAAGTCCAATGCGAGCCTATTCAATCTCGCCAAGGGAACGTTCACTTTTGTTGCAGGCAGCGTCGCAAAGACAGGCGACATGAAGGTCGATACCCCCGTCGCCACGCTCGGGATCCGGGGCACGACGCCGCATATCGAGATTTCGGATGATGGGTCGGTCAGATTCTCTACCTTGATCGAAGAGGGCAAGAGCAAGCTTCTGAAGAAGCCGCCGACATCCGCGGCGCCGGAGCCCGATCGAAGCAGCAATCGCAGGCTCAACATCTGTCGGGGATGCTGA
- the fliM gene encoding flagellar motor switch protein FliM: MAGNEQMDQDAIAAQWEASLDSEDPAEAAKAAAENELSETMALQWAAMVEDGSRDLGSGKNSGERVLSQEEIDNLLGFTVGDVTLDDHSGIRAIIDSAMVSYERLPMLEIVFDRLVRLMTTSLRNFTSDNVEVSLDRITSVRFGDYMNSIPLPAVLTVFKAEEWENFGMATVDSNLIYSMIDVLLGGRRGTSQLRIEGRPYTTIETELVKRLVEVVLADAEQAFRPLSPVTFTIDRLETNPRFAAISRPANAAILVRLRIDMEDRGGNIELLLPYATIEPIRGVLLQMFMGEKFGRDPVWEGHFATEIVQAEIAVDAVLYEADIPLKQLMRLKVGDTLPLDMRADANVTVRCGDVTLTEGRMGRVGDRVAIRVTKPLRKPSTTLAMFEKVDEQNKMMEAP; this comes from the coding sequence ATGGCCGGCAACGAGCAAATGGACCAGGATGCGATTGCCGCCCAATGGGAGGCGTCGCTCGATTCCGAGGATCCCGCGGAGGCCGCAAAGGCTGCTGCCGAAAACGAGCTGTCGGAGACCATGGCCCTGCAATGGGCCGCCATGGTCGAGGACGGCAGCCGCGATCTCGGCAGCGGCAAGAACTCCGGCGAGCGGGTTCTGTCGCAGGAGGAGATCGACAATCTCCTCGGCTTCACCGTCGGCGACGTCACGCTCGACGACCATTCCGGCATTCGCGCCATCATCGATTCGGCGATGGTCTCCTACGAGCGTCTGCCGATGCTCGAAATCGTCTTCGACCGCCTGGTGCGGTTGATGACCACGTCCCTGCGCAATTTCACCTCCGACAACGTCGAAGTCTCGCTCGACCGCATCACCTCGGTGCGCTTCGGCGACTACATGAACTCGATCCCGCTGCCCGCCGTCCTGACCGTCTTCAAGGCCGAGGAGTGGGAAAACTTCGGCATGGCGACGGTCGATTCCAACCTGATCTATTCGATGATCGACGTGCTGCTCGGCGGACGCCGCGGCACCAGCCAGCTCCGCATCGAAGGCCGGCCCTACACCACGATCGAGACCGAGCTGGTGAAGCGGCTGGTCGAGGTGGTGCTGGCCGACGCCGAGCAGGCGTTCCGGCCGCTGTCGCCGGTGACATTCACGATCGACCGGCTCGAGACCAATCCGCGTTTCGCCGCGATCAGCCGTCCCGCCAATGCCGCGATCCTGGTGCGCCTGCGCATCGACATGGAAGACCGCGGCGGCAACATCGAGCTGCTGCTGCCCTATGCGACCATCGAGCCGATCCGGGGCGTCCTGCTCCAGATGTTCATGGGCGAAAAATTCGGCCGCGACCCGGTCTGGGAAGGCCATTTCGCCACCGAGATCGTGCAGGCCGAGATCGCCGTCGATGCCGTGCTCTACGAGGCCGACATCCCGCTCAAGCAGCTGATGCGGCTCAAGGTCGGCGACACGCTGCCGCTGGACATGCGCGCCGACGCCAACGTCACCGTGCGCTGCGGCGACGTCACGCTGACCGAGGGGCGGATGGGCCGGGTCGGCGACCGCGTCGCGATCCGCGTGACGAAACCCTTGCGCAAGCCAAGCACGACACTTGCGATGTTCGAGAAGGTGGACGAGCAGAACAAGATGATGGAGGCCCCATGA
- the flgF gene encoding flagellar basal-body rod protein FlgF, with translation MQNALLIGLSRQMTLERQMDVIANNVANANTNGFKADHSLFEEYLNSNAREDNFIGADRRVSYVQDRGTFRDVGPGPMEMTKNPLDLAITGDAYFAVQVNGAERYTRDGKFSLNSTGQLVTSDGNLVLGTGGPITFQPTDHDINIAPDGTITVLEGTARNDSIRGKIKMVAFDDPAKLTKLGANLYDTGRATLQPATKSTVEQGYVEKSNVNSVIEMTRMVEVMRSYSAVANLLQQQSDLHKSAIERLADVPA, from the coding sequence ATGCAGAACGCGCTTCTGATCGGGTTGTCACGGCAGATGACGTTGGAACGGCAGATGGATGTCATCGCCAACAACGTCGCCAATGCCAACACCAACGGCTTCAAGGCCGACCATTCGCTGTTCGAGGAGTATCTCAACTCGAACGCGCGTGAGGACAATTTCATCGGCGCCGACCGCCGCGTCTCCTATGTGCAGGACCGCGGCACCTTCCGCGACGTCGGCCCGGGGCCGATGGAGATGACCAAGAACCCGCTCGACCTGGCGATCACCGGCGACGCCTATTTTGCAGTGCAGGTCAATGGTGCCGAGCGCTACACACGCGACGGCAAGTTCTCGCTCAACTCGACCGGCCAGCTCGTCACCTCCGACGGCAACCTCGTGCTTGGAACCGGCGGCCCGATCACCTTCCAGCCGACCGATCACGACATCAACATCGCGCCCGACGGCACCATCACGGTGCTCGAAGGCACCGCCAGGAACGATTCGATCCGCGGCAAGATCAAGATGGTGGCGTTCGACGATCCGGCCAAGCTGACCAAGCTCGGCGCCAATCTCTACGACACCGGCCGAGCGACCCTGCAGCCCGCCACCAAGTCCACCGTGGAGCAGGGCTACGTCGAGAAGTCGAACGTGAATTCGGTCATCGAGATGACCCGCATGGTCGAGGTCATGCGCAGCTACAGCGCCGTCGCCAACCTGCTCCAGCAGCAGAGCGACCTCCACAAATCGGCGATCGAAAGACTCGCCGACGTTCCGGCCTGA
- a CDS encoding DUF6468 domain-containing protein: MNHSLGMAIETLVAILLMLTIVYCVMLNKRLTRLKADEHSLKAVIGELITATEIAERAIGGLKLAVRDVNENLGSQLAAATQMSDQLYKQLGEADNVVRRLSKIAIAARPVTNPEAVAAPTSKPSTAKAVAAAAEAFSERRRSNGLAA; the protein is encoded by the coding sequence ATGAACCACTCCCTGGGAATGGCGATCGAGACGCTGGTGGCTATCCTGCTGATGCTGACGATCGTCTACTGCGTCATGCTCAACAAGCGCCTGACGCGGCTGAAGGCGGACGAGCATTCGCTGAAGGCGGTGATCGGCGAATTGATCACCGCAACCGAGATCGCCGAGCGCGCGATCGGCGGGCTGAAGCTAGCGGTGCGCGACGTCAACGAGAATCTCGGCAGCCAGCTCGCCGCGGCGACGCAGATGTCGGACCAGCTCTACAAGCAGCTCGGCGAAGCCGACAACGTGGTGCGGCGCCTGTCCAAGATCGCGATCGCCGCGCGCCCCGTCACCAATCCGGAAGCGGTCGCCGCGCCCACGTCCAAGCCCTCGACCGCGAAGGCAGTGGCGGCGGCGGCCGAAGCCTTCTCCGAGCGCCGACGCTCCAACGGTCTTGCCGCATGA
- the flgG gene encoding flagellar basal-body rod protein FlgG, whose protein sequence is MQALHTAATGMAAQELNVQVISNNIANLRTTGFKKQTAAFQDLIYEHVRRVGAQASDQGTILPVGVDIGGGVKTVGTPRSMTQGTLSQTGNDLDLAMSGEGFFKILMPDGTYQYTRDGTFQMDNQGRVVTAQGNPVQPTITIPNNASGISVSEQGQVSVTLPGSSTSSIVGQIGVTRFINKAGLQPVGSNQFTETPSSGPPQDGTANSEGYGKITQGSLEQANVDVVSEMSDLIAAQRAYEMNAKVISAADQMMQSTTALFR, encoded by the coding sequence ATGCAGGCACTTCACACCGCAGCGACCGGAATGGCGGCACAGGAACTCAACGTTCAGGTGATCTCCAACAACATCGCCAACCTGCGCACCACCGGCTTCAAGAAGCAGACCGCGGCGTTCCAGGACCTGATCTACGAACACGTGCGCCGCGTCGGCGCGCAGGCCTCGGACCAGGGCACCATCCTGCCCGTCGGCGTCGACATCGGCGGCGGCGTCAAGACCGTCGGCACGCCGCGCAGCATGACCCAGGGCACGCTGTCGCAGACCGGCAACGATCTCGACCTCGCGATGTCCGGGGAAGGCTTCTTCAAGATTCTGATGCCCGACGGCACCTACCAGTACACCCGCGACGGCACCTTCCAGATGGACAATCAGGGCCGCGTCGTCACCGCGCAGGGCAACCCGGTGCAGCCGACCATCACGATCCCGAACAACGCGTCCGGCATCAGCGTGAGCGAGCAGGGCCAGGTCTCGGTGACGCTGCCGGGCTCCTCGACCTCCTCGATCGTCGGCCAGATCGGCGTGACCCGCTTCATCAACAAAGCGGGCCTGCAGCCGGTCGGCAGCAACCAGTTCACCGAGACGCCCTCGTCCGGCCCGCCGCAGGACGGCACCGCGAATTCCGAGGGCTACGGCAAGATCACGCAAGGCAGCCTCGAGCAGGCCAATGTCGACGTGGTCTCCGAGATGAGCGACCTGATCGCCGCCCAGCGCGCCTACGAGATGAACGCCAAGGTGATCAGCGCCGCCGACCAGATGATGCAATCGACCACGGCGCTGTTCCGCTGA
- a CDS encoding VCBS domain-containing protein — protein MLVASGIQADNGAAMALPAEFIGHIHTVIGCCTLTRASGIATQAVAGAPIYRGDVLESGADGQITIRFIDGTFFGIGCGTQVELSEFVLDVEGMPLAALFDVTRGSFSFVPGRLAKGGSLQLNTPIAGIRARSHAGGFGMLTLAALTFSTAQDAEAADPEVTFLDDDSITYKDLAHGAFELVTKERIPRHIIVEDPGETIVLKKVGSTISINQVGNTAARMDELRAAQQDVLANLTDGQGPRGSSTPPFVKSLSLQPINFIPSDAPAPQNLLAPVSPFVIPILDPVPPTLSTGAGPTELDTVVFDTFTPTSGVFTASSTSSGAKLTFGVIGAAANETILEGVTYDLSKPGPYGTLYVNSTSGAYTFVPNSVAINALKSPSTDGFVITVSDGLTSASKTFTITVNGVNDAAIISGNTTGSVVEAGGIDNAALGTPIATGTLSDTDVDDPPNTFTAVSSPTSSTGGYGTFTMTTSGVWTYTLDNADLTVQRLNAGDTLTDTFTVTTIGGTAQVVTITIHGASDAAIISGATTGAVIEAGGLANTKPGTPTATGILTDTDVDTTANAFTAVTSPTASTAGYGTFTMTAAGAWTYTLDNANAAVQALNTGETLTDTFTVTTLDGTAQVVTVTIHGTNDAAIVSGTTAGSVTEAGGIANASPGSPSATGTLSAADVDNAPNTFAAVSSPRASTNGYGTFTLTATGVWTYTLDNANGAVQALNVGGTLTDSFTVTTLDGTPQVVTITIQGSNDAALIFGTTTGSVTEAGTFSSGARIATGTLTDTDVDNAPNTFTAVPSTASDGGYGTFTMTAAGVWTYTLDNNNSVVQALDVGDMLTDTFTVTAIDGTTQTVTVAIHGASDADPNDYDNLATGSAVISDPPNVYGTPGSETIAGGGDGGQIIYAGASSDTVNGTGKADVLYSGSGNDTIKGNDGDDTIYGGSGSDTINGNNGSDTITGGFSADQLTGSNGNDRFAYLFVADSHASQFDTITDFASGADKIDLTALGALGFVILALSSTSTAVPPHTIAWLYDSAANETIVYINPTDETLHVGDSALLEIHLQGIATVDASDFIMAPAAAPVMAVSGELLDLTATAQSDASAEATTASGVSSDFGSIDGTLLAAESSTIQSTEPAYSLDSSWDQIGRTEYSSFSGSDEVQTLAIEPLRSDAAPPSAGALAVIVQHIVTHTETSFIFDNLTGLDAASMAGKSGAIAASGQVPGIPVAMLKSVHDGAEHHAGGSFAPGSNADDGILPPGSAAKAAHAHDHASDETADTTPNPSLLKSASGGANHLPSSEAEQHNPSQGESGSKPVNPQQLGDSFQFTDDASPGSLHSAVWEHPSDFVGQHGQAEGLHGSELAFMAETSPSDADPPHGAGTVHGHVLHDLIL, from the coding sequence ATGTTAGTTGCTTCCGGCATCCAGGCTGATAACGGGGCCGCCATGGCCCTGCCCGCCGAATTCATCGGCCATATTCATACGGTGATCGGTTGCTGTACGCTTACACGAGCGAGCGGCATCGCCACACAAGCGGTAGCTGGTGCGCCGATCTACAGGGGCGACGTGCTGGAGAGCGGTGCCGACGGACAGATCACAATTCGCTTCATCGACGGTACTTTTTTCGGCATCGGCTGCGGCACTCAAGTTGAGCTGAGCGAGTTCGTCTTAGACGTCGAAGGCATGCCACTCGCAGCCCTGTTCGACGTGACCCGAGGGAGCTTCAGTTTCGTCCCGGGCCGGCTGGCAAAAGGCGGGTCGCTCCAGTTGAATACGCCCATTGCAGGCATTCGCGCCCGGAGCCACGCGGGCGGTTTCGGGATGCTGACGCTGGCAGCATTGACTTTCTCGACCGCGCAAGATGCCGAAGCCGCGGATCCGGAGGTCACTTTCCTGGATGACGATTCCATTACCTACAAGGACCTTGCGCACGGCGCATTCGAGCTCGTGACCAAGGAGCGGATCCCGCGACACATCATCGTCGAAGATCCCGGCGAGACGATCGTCCTCAAGAAGGTGGGCTCCACCATCAGTATCAACCAAGTCGGGAACACGGCCGCTCGCATGGACGAGTTGCGCGCCGCTCAGCAGGACGTGCTCGCCAATCTCACAGACGGGCAAGGTCCACGCGGATCGAGCACACCACCCTTTGTCAAATCGCTGTCGTTGCAGCCAATCAATTTCATTCCATCCGATGCGCCCGCGCCGCAGAACCTGCTGGCCCCCGTGTCACCATTCGTTATTCCCATTCTTGACCCTGTGCCGCCGACGCTCAGCACCGGAGCGGGGCCAACCGAGCTCGATACGGTGGTGTTTGATACATTCACTCCGACGAGCGGAGTTTTCACCGCCAGCAGCACCAGCAGCGGCGCCAAGCTGACCTTTGGGGTCATTGGGGCGGCCGCCAACGAGACGATCCTCGAAGGAGTGACATACGATCTGTCAAAGCCAGGTCCGTACGGGACGCTCTACGTCAACAGTACGAGCGGCGCCTACACGTTCGTGCCGAACAGCGTCGCGATCAACGCGCTGAAATCGCCCTCGACCGACGGTTTCGTTATCACGGTTTCCGACGGCCTCACCTCCGCGAGCAAGACGTTCACAATCACCGTCAACGGTGTCAACGACGCTGCAATCATCTCCGGCAATACGACCGGTTCGGTCGTCGAGGCCGGCGGCATAGACAATGCAGCGCTTGGCACGCCGATTGCGACCGGCACCCTTTCTGACACCGACGTCGACGATCCGCCCAATACGTTCACGGCAGTGAGTTCGCCAACCTCGAGCACCGGTGGCTATGGCACCTTCACGATGACGACGTCCGGCGTGTGGACATACACCTTGGACAATGCCGATCTCACAGTGCAGCGGCTCAACGCCGGCGACACGCTCACCGACACCTTTACGGTGACCACGATCGGCGGCACCGCCCAAGTGGTGACGATCACGATCCACGGAGCCAGTGACGCCGCGATCATCTCCGGCGCGACGACCGGTGCAGTGATCGAGGCTGGCGGTCTCGCCAATACAAAGCCTGGCACGCCGACCGCGACCGGCATCCTCACCGACACAGACGTCGACACGACTGCAAATGCTTTCACGGCAGTCACCTCGCCAACAGCGAGCACCGCCGGCTATGGCACCTTCACCATGACGGCAGCCGGCGCTTGGACCTACACGCTCGACAATGCCAACGCCGCGGTGCAGGCGCTCAATACCGGCGAGACACTGACCGATACGTTCACAGTCACCACACTGGACGGAACTGCCCAAGTCGTGACGGTCACCATCCATGGCACCAACGATGCTGCCATCGTTTCAGGAACCACGGCCGGCTCGGTGACTGAGGCGGGCGGCATCGCCAATGCGTCACCCGGCAGTCCGAGCGCAACTGGCACCCTCTCTGCCGCCGACGTCGACAATGCACCCAACACCTTCGCCGCGGTGAGTTCACCCAGGGCAAGCACGAATGGTTATGGCACTTTTACGTTAACCGCCACCGGCGTGTGGACCTACACGCTCGACAACGCCAATGGCGCGGTGCAGGCGCTCAATGTCGGCGGCACGCTCACCGACAGTTTCACGGTCACGACCCTCGACGGCACGCCGCAGGTGGTGACGATCACCATTCAGGGCAGCAACGACGCGGCCCTCATTTTTGGCACTACGACCGGCTCAGTGACCGAGGCAGGAACCTTCTCATCTGGCGCTCGGATCGCGACGGGCACGCTCACCGATACAGACGTCGACAACGCGCCGAACACGTTCACCGCAGTCCCTTCGACAGCAAGTGACGGCGGGTACGGTACCTTCACGATGACCGCGGCCGGCGTATGGACTTACACTCTTGATAATAACAACAGCGTGGTTCAGGCGCTCGACGTCGGCGACATGTTGACCGACACATTCACGGTAACTGCCATCGACGGTACGACGCAGACGGTCACCGTCGCCATTCATGGCGCCAGCGACGCTGACCCCAACGATTATGATAATTTGGCCACCGGATCTGCAGTGATCTCCGATCCACCCAACGTGTATGGAACGCCGGGGAGCGAAACCATTGCCGGCGGCGGCGATGGAGGTCAGATCATCTACGCAGGGGCCAGCAGCGACACCGTCAACGGGACCGGCAAAGCCGACGTCCTCTATAGCGGCTCGGGAAATGACACGATCAAAGGCAATGACGGGGATGACACCATCTACGGCGGCTCGGGCAGCGATACAATCAACGGCAATAACGGCAGCGACACCATAACCGGTGGATTTAGTGCGGATCAACTCACCGGCAGCAATGGGAACGACCGCTTCGCTTATTTGTTCGTAGCCGATTCCCACGCAAGCCAGTTCGACACCATCACCGACTTCGCCTCGGGGGCCGACAAGATCGACTTGACTGCTCTTGGCGCGCTTGGGTTTGTCATATTGGCCTTGAGCTCAACCAGCACGGCCGTGCCGCCACATACGATCGCCTGGCTCTATGACAGCGCGGCGAATGAAACGATCGTGTACATCAATCCAACCGACGAGACCCTGCACGTTGGCGATTCCGCTCTGCTCGAAATTCATTTGCAGGGGATTGCAACGGTCGACGCGTCGGACTTCATCATGGCGCCGGCGGCGGCACCTGTGATGGCGGTTTCCGGCGAACTGCTCGACCTCACCGCAACCGCGCAGAGTGACGCAAGCGCTGAGGCGACGACCGCCTCCGGAGTCTCGTCCGATTTCGGCAGCATCGACGGCACGCTTCTCGCGGCGGAGAGTTCGACGATCCAATCGACCGAGCCGGCCTACAGCCTCGATTCGAGCTGGGACCAGATCGGACGGACCGAGTATTCCAGCTTCTCCGGTTCAGACGAAGTGCAAACGCTCGCGATCGAGCCGCTGCGCAGCGACGCGGCACCTCCCTCAGCCGGCGCACTCGCGGTGATCGTGCAGCACATCGTCACACACACGGAGACCAGCTTTATATTCGACAACCTGACCGGGCTCGACGCGGCCTCAATGGCTGGCAAAAGCGGCGCGATTGCCGCGAGCGGCCAGGTGCCCGGCATTCCGGTCGCCATGCTGAAGTCTGTCCATGACGGTGCCGAACACCACGCCGGGGGCAGTTTTGCGCCGGGGAGCAATGCTGACGACGGCATCTTGCCACCGGGAAGCGCCGCCAAGGCGGCTCATGCCCATGATCATGCCAGCGATGAAACGGCAGACACGACGCCTAACCCAAGCCTCCTGAAGTCAGCGAGCGGCGGCGCCAACCATTTGCCGTCAAGCGAGGCGGAGCAGCACAACCCGTCCCAGGGAGAGTCCGGATCCAAGCCCGTCAATCCGCAGCAGCTCGGCGACTCGTTCCAGTTTACAGATGACGCTTCGCCGGGCTCGCTGCACAGCGCAGTGTGGGAGCATCCCTCGGACTTCGTCGGTCAGCACGGGCAGGCTGAGGGACTCCATGGGTCCGAGCTGGCGTTCATGGCTGAAACGTCGCCATCCGATGCTGACCCGCCTCACGGGGCAGGAACAGTTCACGGCCATGTGTTGCACGATCTAATCCTGTGA
- the fliL gene encoding flagellar basal body-associated protein FliL translates to MAENEAEGGAAGEGTEGAPPKNKLKLIIMAVGVLAILGGGAATWFFFFRHGDAEHHAEAAPPPKPPAFVDVPDLMVNLAGSPGERVQYLRLKIVLELKEEKQIEAIKPTMPRVTDIFQTYVRELRPSDLNGSAGIFRLKEELTKRVNAAVAPIQVSAVLFKEVVVQ, encoded by the coding sequence ATGGCAGAGAACGAAGCGGAAGGCGGCGCAGCCGGTGAGGGCACCGAAGGCGCTCCGCCGAAGAACAAGCTCAAGCTCATCATCATGGCCGTCGGCGTGCTCGCCATCCTCGGCGGCGGTGCTGCGACCTGGTTCTTCTTCTTCCGTCACGGCGATGCCGAGCACCATGCCGAGGCCGCGCCGCCGCCGAAGCCGCCGGCCTTCGTCGACGTCCCCGACCTGATGGTCAACCTCGCCGGTTCGCCCGGCGAGCGCGTGCAATATCTGCGGCTGAAGATCGTGCTGGAGCTGAAGGAAGAGAAGCAGATCGAGGCGATCAAGCCGACGATGCCGCGCGTCACCGACATCTTCCAGACCTATGTGCGCGAGCTGCGCCCCTCCGACCTCAACGGGTCCGCCGGCATCTTCCGCCTCAAGGAGGAGCTGACCAAGCGCGTCAACGCCGCGGTCGCCCCGATCCAGGTCAGCGCGGTGCTGTTCAAGGAAGTCGTGGTTCAGTGA
- a CDS encoding MotE family protein, translating into MKSFRNIRVIPVVLIAVAGLATLKVAGLAINGGYVFDYKPNQGKKSWAEENLNFPTGRDDPDITGSTHGAPKEPPKPAAPETKIEGGTPVKIDETQPQVSASERAILERLQARRQEIEARQREIDIRESLLKSAEKRIEGKVEEMKAVETRISATQAEQKAAEAQRMKGLVTMYEGMKPKDAARVFDRLEMGVLIEIASAIAPRKMSDILGLMSSEAAEKLTVEMARRANGGGDQSASAAELPKIDGKPTQKPN; encoded by the coding sequence ATGAAATCCTTTCGTAACATCCGCGTCATCCCGGTCGTCCTGATTGCCGTCGCGGGCCTCGCCACGCTGAAGGTGGCGGGCCTCGCGATCAATGGCGGCTATGTGTTCGACTACAAGCCGAACCAGGGCAAGAAGTCCTGGGCGGAGGAGAACCTGAATTTTCCGACCGGCCGCGACGATCCCGATATCACGGGATCGACCCATGGCGCGCCGAAGGAGCCACCGAAGCCGGCCGCGCCCGAGACCAAGATCGAGGGCGGCACCCCGGTCAAGATCGACGAGACCCAGCCACAGGTCTCGGCCTCCGAGCGCGCGATCCTGGAGCGGTTGCAGGCGCGCCGGCAGGAGATCGAGGCGCGCCAGCGCGAGATCGACATCCGCGAAAGCCTGCTCAAATCGGCCGAGAAGCGCATCGAAGGCAAGGTCGAGGAGATGAAGGCGGTGGAAACCCGCATCTCCGCGACGCAGGCCGAGCAGAAGGCCGCCGAAGCCCAGCGCATGAAGGGCCTCGTCACCATGTACGAGGGCATGAAGCCGAAAGATGCCGCACGGGTGTTCGACCGGCTGGAGATGGGCGTGCTGATCGAGATCGCCTCGGCCATCGCGCCGCGGAAGATGTCGGACATCCTCGGACTGATGTCGTCGGAGGCCGCCGAGAAGCTGACGGTCGAGATGGCGCGGCGTGCCAATGGCGGCGGCGACCAATCGGCCTCGGCCGCGGAACTGCCCAAGATCGACGGCAAGCCGACGCAAAAGCCGAATTGA
- the flgA gene encoding flagellar basal body P-ring formation chaperone FlgA, which yields MIRTTLATISALLALALPAAAADDFIAAPALRASVSVTSDVVRVGDLIDNAGSAATIPVYRSPDLGTTGTLTVGQVLSVLRAKQVIGVMTGDIKEVHVTRLSRTLAGKDIESAVASALERRFGLGDAANITITFDRAVTEMRLDAAYSGALQPVATRYDARSGRFDVAFEIANDNNPIPTKLRFAGTAIETVEVAVLTRDIDRADVLKSSDIALERRPKAEVTGEPASRERSVGMQLRRAMRAGMPLRAADIVKPDFVVRDQSVTIIFQAPGLYLTTRGKAIESGADGDTVSVLNLHSKRTLTGVVTGRGQVTIQGASQSAPMAPAVDQTSSLRRDETPAPVDTAALLRNLVQAPASPAQIAEAQTPQARVSQAQAK from the coding sequence ATGATCCGCACCACTCTCGCCACCATCTCCGCCCTGCTCGCGCTGGCCCTGCCGGCCGCGGCCGCGGACGACTTCATCGCCGCCCCGGCGCTGCGCGCGAGCGTCAGCGTGACCTCGGACGTGGTTCGGGTCGGCGATCTCATCGACAATGCCGGATCGGCCGCGACGATCCCGGTCTACCGCTCGCCCGATCTCGGCACCACCGGCACGCTGACCGTCGGCCAGGTGCTGTCGGTGCTCCGCGCCAAGCAGGTGATCGGCGTGATGACCGGCGACATCAAGGAAGTCCACGTCACGCGCCTCTCCCGCACGCTCGCGGGCAAGGATATCGAAAGCGCGGTCGCCTCGGCGCTCGAGCGCCGCTTCGGCCTCGGCGATGCCGCCAACATCACCATCACCTTCGACCGCGCCGTCACCGAGATGCGGTTGGACGCCGCCTACAGCGGTGCGCTGCAGCCGGTCGCAACCCGCTACGATGCCCGCAGCGGCCGCTTCGACGTCGCCTTCGAGATCGCCAACGACAACAATCCGATCCCGACCAAGCTGCGCTTCGCCGGTACCGCGATCGAGACGGTCGAAGTGGCCGTGCTGACGCGCGACATCGACCGTGCCGACGTGCTGAAGTCCTCCGACATCGCGCTGGAGCGCCGGCCGAAGGCCGAGGTCACCGGCGAGCCGGCTTCGCGCGAGCGCAGCGTCGGCATGCAGCTGCGTCGGGCGATGCGGGCAGGCATGCCGCTTCGCGCCGCCGACATCGTCAAGCCCGACTTCGTGGTGCGCGACCAGAGCGTGACCATCATTTTTCAGGCGCCTGGCCTCTATCTCACCACGCGCGGCAAGGCGATCGAGAGCGGCGCCGATGGCGACACCGTCAGCGTGCTCAATCTGCATTCCAAGCGCACGCTGACCGGGGTAGTCACCGGCCGCGGCCAGGTGACGATCCAGGGCGCGAGCCAGTCGGCGCCGATGGCGCCGGCGGTCGACCAGACCTCCTCGCTCCGGCGCGACGAGACGCCGGCCCCCGTCGACACCGCAGCTCTCCTCCGGAACCTGGTGCAGGCCCCCGCCTCGCCGGCCCAGATCGCAGAAGCCCAAACCCCGCAAGCTCGCGTCTCGCAAGCTCAAGCCAAGTAA